The genomic region GCTAACGTCTCGTGATCCTTATCGGCTGCCACGACCTTAATTTCATGAGTTCCAGGGGACATCCCCTTGACGGTCTTCTTATCCCATCCCTTTTGATATTCCCCGTCCACAAAGCAATGGGCGTGGGTTGCCTTGCTCCCCTTCGTCAGTTCATAGACCAGTTCAATATCTTTCCCCACCGTGGACCCAGCCGCAGGACTCGTGATCGTGATCTTGCTGCCGTCATCCACCGCTGCAAACCCATTGATCCCCATCCCCAATGTCAACACCCCAACTGCCGCCAATGCTACTGCTACACGCTTCATCTCTACCCTCCTGATTTATGATGAAAGAACTATGGGACGATCCACTCCAACTGACATAATACTTTACCGTGGCCACTTCCCATTCTTCAATCCTCCGGACAACATTCATAGGGGCAGGGTGAAAGAAACGTTCACCGGACCGCAGACAACGTTTTCCCTTCCCACGATGCCATCATCGACTGAAAGATCGCACGCCCGTCCTCGTTGCCCAACATCGCCTCTGCGCAACGTTCTGGATGCGGCATCAGGCCCAGGACGTTGCCTTCTGTATTGCGAATGCCTGCGATATTGTCAAGGGAGCCGTTTGGGCACGCCTCAGGTATCACGTTCCCATCAGGCGTGCAATAACGAAACACCACTTGCGCGTTGGCCTGAAGGCCGGCTAACGTCACCGGATCGGTGTAGTAGTTTCCGTCCGCATGAGCGATGGGGACCTTAAGCACCTGACCGGATTTGCAGCGATTGGTAAAAGAAGTGGCCGCATTTTCAACCTTGATATAGGTTTCCCGACAGATGAAGTGTAGGGACCGATTGCGCAACATGGCACCGGGCAACAAACCCGCTTCCAGCAGAATTTGGAAGCCATTGCAAATCCCAAGCACCAATCCGCCTTCCAAGGCAAATTGCTTCACCGCTTGCATGACCGGAGAAAACCGCGCGATCGCCCCTGTACGAAGATAGTCTCCGTACGAAAACCCGCCTGGCAGGATCACCGCATCCAGTCCGGCCAGGGAGGACTCCTTATGCCACACCATACTCACATGTTGTCCAAGCACATCTCGAAAAACATGCTGACAGTCGTGATCGCAATTACTACCTGGGAAAACAACAACGCCGATGTTCATCATCGTCTCGACTTGGCTTCTCTGAACGCTCATGCGCTCAGTTCATACTGATATTCCTCAATGATCGTGTTCGCGAGCAGCTTCTCGCACATCGATTTCACCTGAGTTTCGGCCTTTGCCCTGTCCTTCTCATCCAGATCCAGTTCCATGTACTTGCCGACACGGACATTCGTCGCATTCTTAAATTCCAGGGAGTCCAGCGCATGTTCAATCGCCTTGCCCTGCGGGTCGAGAATCCCCTGCTTGAGTGTGACATGAATTTTAGCTTTCACTCTTGACTCCTCTGATCAATCGCGTTGGTCTGGCGATCGACATACTTCTTGATCCACAAAATCGCCGCCACGGTCAGCCCCCCGGCAAATACCAAACCGATGAACGCCCAACGCCAGGGCGATTCGTTCAACCGATACGCCATGACCCCGATGATCGCCGCCCAGACCACCACCGACGCAATCAGGCCATAATTCAAGTACGCCCGTAGCATCCTTCTTCTTCCCTCATCCGCACACGCGTCTCAATACTTCCTGATAGGCCTCTTCGATCCTTCCCAGATCCTTCCGAAACCGATCCTTGTCCATCGACTCACCGGTCGTCATGTCCCAGAATCGGCAGGTGTCCGGAGAAATTTCATCAGCCAGGATCAGCTTATTGTGAAAAACCCCAAACTCGAGCTTGAAATCGACGAGCTGCATCTTCCGCTCGGCAAAAAACGGTCTAAGAACCTTATTCACTGCGTGACCCAGCTCACGGAGCTCGCGCAAGACGCCTGGTGTGGCGATATTCAGCAGCCGGAGATGATCATCATTCACAAGCGGATCTCCGAGCGCGTCGTCCTTATAATAGAACTCCACAAGCGCCGGGTCTATGCGATTCCCTTCTTTCAGACCAAGCCGCTTAGCCAAACTCCCAGCGACCACGTTTCGTACGACCACTTCGATCGGTACAATTCTGACCTTCTTTGTGAGCATCTCTCGATCATTCAACCGCTCGAGGAAATGCGTACGAATACCGTTTTGCTCTAGCAGATGGAACAGCCGTTCAGACACCCGATTGTTGACCACCCCTTTATCGACGATATTCCCGCGTTTCTGTGCGTTGAATGCGGTCGCATCGTCCTTAAAATACTGTATAACCTGGTCAGGGTTTTCCGCTAAAAAGATCTTCTTTGCCTTCCCCTCGTACAGCAGCGTACCGGTCGTCATGGTCGAACCTCGCTGATTCCTTTCACTGTGCCAACACTTCGATAACCTGGTCCACTGATTGGACCGTCCCGAGCAGTAGCGGGTTTCCGAATTGGCGCGTATAGCTGAACTCCTTCACTTTCTGAAGCGACAACACAAGACCATGAAAGTCTTCCAGACTGGATGTCTCAAAGTAGGTGATGAAATCTATATCGTCAAGACCGCCGGAGTGATAGAGCTTTCGTTTGACCGTTTTGAGAAATGGCAGCGCCACGGCCGTATGTTCCTGCATCAGCGCCGTCCGTTGCTCCTGATCCAGCTCCCACCATTCAGCTGACTTTTTGATTGGGATGACAATGGCATAAGGCTTCTCACCGGTCTCGCTCGACGCTTTCAAATCCCCCCTCAATTGATCCGAGAATCCGGGAACATAATTCGGTTTCTTCGTCAGTCCGTGCATCACCCTGATGCCTGTCAAATGTTTCCCGAACGGGCTACTCTGGAGATCGAGAAGAAACTCCTGCGTATCGCGCAACTCTTTCGCATGAATCCGAAATAACAGATCGGCCTGGCCGGAAAGCCCTCGAAGGAGATACACATCGATCGCCACATTCTCCCGGTGCTGCTCAACCACCCCCTTCAGGGTCGCTAATCGAGCGATGCGCGTCGAAGGTTCTAATCTGCCCCATTCATCAGCGAGCCCAAACGCGGCAAACGTCCCGTAGACCCCTGCCTCGGCAAGGAGCCTCTCACGATCGACCTCTGCGTGGAGAGGAGCTATCCCAATGCCAAGCACCCCCCAGAGCAAGACCAGAGTGATGATATGACGTCGAGCGATCACCGGCTGTTGCCCTTCTTTGCACCGCGCGCCCGTCGTTGTGTTCGTCCGAATACCCGCTGATAGATCCGATCCAGGTGGCGAAGATAATACTTGGGGTTGAAACAGGTTGAAATCTCTTGCTTGGTGAGATGGCGTGAAATGAAAGGATCGTTGTTCACAAGGTCCTGCAGCCCGCCGCCGCCTCTCCAAGACGTCATCGCATGACGCTGAACCGCCTCATAGGACTCTTTTCGCTGAGCCCCCTTCTCGACCAACGCCAACAGCAGTCGCTGGGAGTAGACAAGTCCCCCTGTCAATTCCAGATTTCGCCTCATTCGATCCGGATAGACGACCAAGTGGTCGATAAGGTCCGTGACCTTGGCCAGCATGTAATCGACCAGAATGGTGCTGTCCGGCATGATGATCCGCTCAACGGATGAATGGCTGATATCGCGTTCATGCCAGAGCGCAACGTTTTCCATCGCGGCTAAGCTGTTCGCGCGAACCACTCGAGCCAGACCGCAGAGATTTTCGGAGATGATCGGGTTTCGTTTATGCGGCATCGCCGAGGATCCCTTTTGACCTTCGGAGAAAAACTCTTCGGCTTCGAGCACTTCCGTCCGTTGGAGATGACGAATCTCCGTGGCAATTTTCTCAATACTTGCGGCAAGCAGCGCGAGCCCCGTCGCGTAGGATGCATGACGATCCCGCTGAACAACCTGATTCGACACCGGATCTGCCTGTAGGCCGAGTTTCTTACAGACATACTCTTCGATCTCAGGCCCCTGATGCGCGAACGTCCCCATCGCACCGAGAGTTTTCCGACGGCGATGTCCCTCGCACCTGCCGCAACCGCTCTTGATGGCGACGTACCTCCTCGTACCAGAGCGCCAGCTTCAGACCGAACGAGATTGGTTCGCCATGAATGCCGTGCGACCGCCCCACCATCACTTGGTTTCTTGTAGCGAAGGTTTCAACACGCCAAGCAACCCCTCAACGCCAGCCAAGATCAGATCCATCGCCTCGGTCATCTGGACGGCGAGGGAGGTGTCGACGATATCGGAGGACGTGAGTCCCATGTGAAGATATCGATGTTCCGGCCCGACCGTGTCCATGAGCGATTCAAGAAACGCGATCACGTCATGCTTCGTCACCTGTTCAATTTCGGCGATACGCTCGACGTTAATCTTAGCCTTCTTCCTGATTTTGTCCGCCGTGCCACGCGGAGCCTGTTTGGCTCGTTCAAAGGCCGCACACGCGTGCAGCTCAACGTCCAACCAGATCTCATACTTATGGTTGAGGTCCCAGATGGCCTTCATCCGGGGCGTGTATAACGCTCAATCATGATCAGCTCTCCTCCAAATTGCGCGATCCGGCGACGCTCGCTTCTCAGCGAGTCGAGAATCCGTTGCCAATACCTTGTCCAGCACGGCGTTCACGAACTTTGAGGCGTCTTCGTCACCAAACCGCTTGGCGAGCTCGATGGCTTCATCCATCGCCACTTTCGCAGGCACGTCATCCAACCACAGCAACTCATACAGCCCGGCTCGTAGAATATTGCGGTCAACGACCGGCATGCGACTCACTTTCCAATTCGTCGCATACTTGCCGATCAAGGTGTCGAGTTCGCGCTGATGCTCAACCACACCACGGACTAACTGCTCAGCGAAGGCTCTGGACTCATCTGATACAGAGTATTCACGCCAAAACTCATCGAGAGGGAGATCAACCTTCCCATGAATGTCATGTTGAAAGAGAATCTGCAAAGCTCGCTCGCGGGCTTGATGACGGGCTCCCATGGCTACAAGGGTAACAGGCTGACAAGGCTACAAGTTGACAAGGTAAGGTAAGAGGTCAGCGGATGGCCACGATATCACAGCTCCGCTACGCTTGCTCGTCCCGCTTGCCAGCTCGGGCTTGCAGCCCGTGCCTTCTCAACATCCTCATCACCCTTACCATCTCGATCGCGGACTTTGCAGCCTCACCGCCACGGTTGAGTTTTTTGGGATCCGCCCGCTCTTCGGCCTGCGCAACGGTTTCGGTGGTCAATACGCCGAAGATCATGGGGACGGCACTATCCAATGCCGCTTGACCAATGCCCCGGCTGACCTCTGAGCACTGATGTACTCAAAGTGGGGCGTATCTCCACGAATCACAGCGCCCAAACAGATTACGGCATCAACACCACCAGCTGTGGCCATGGTCTGTGCGACCAGCGGAATCTCGAACGCCCCCGGACACGCACGACTTGGATGGCATCCTTCCGACACCATGGTTCCCAAGGCCTCCACGCAGGCACGAAGTAACATACCGGTAAGCGTTGGTTGAATTTCGCCGCGACAATACCGAACCTCAATCCCGCTGCTGACCGGCCCACCTGTCGATGTGTCCTCATTGAATAATAATTCTGTCCTCTGTTATGGACGAGGGGTTGATCCGATGGACGCCCTTCAGACCTTTTTAAGCAAGTGCCCTAACTTCGCTTTTTTCGTCCGGAGATACCGCACATTCGCAGCTCGCGGGAGGATCTCGATGGGAACCCGCTCGACAACCTTGAGACCATATCCTTCGATCCCGACGATCTTTCGTGGGTTGTTCGTGATCAATTTAATCTGGCGGAGGCGCAGGCTCGCGAGTATTTGAGCGCCCACTCCATAGTCGCGGAGATCCGCCTTAAACCCGAGTCGGAGATTGGCTTCCACCGTATCGCTGCCCTGATCTTGTAAGCGGTACGCCTTGATCTTATT from Nitrospira sp. harbors:
- the purQ gene encoding phosphoribosylformylglycinamidine synthase subunit PurQ → MNIGVVVFPGSNCDHDCQHVFRDVLGQHVSMVWHKESSLAGLDAVILPGGFSYGDYLRTGAIARFSPVMQAVKQFALEGGLVLGICNGFQILLEAGLLPGAMLRNRSLHFICRETYIKVENAATSFTNRCKSGQVLKVPIAHADGNYYTDPVTLAGLQANAQVVFRYCTPDGNVIPEACPNGSLDNIAGIRNTEGNVLGLMPHPERCAEAMLGNEDGRAIFQSMMASWEGKTLSAVR
- the purS gene encoding phosphoribosylformylglycinamidine synthase subunit PurS; translated protein: MKAKIHVTLKQGILDPQGKAIEHALDSLEFKNATNVRVGKYMELDLDEKDRAKAETQVKSMCEKLLANTIIEEYQYELSA
- a CDS encoding phosphoribosylaminoimidazolesuccinocarboxamide synthase; the protein is MTTGTLLYEGKAKKIFLAENPDQVIQYFKDDATAFNAQKRGNIVDKGVVNNRVSERLFHLLEQNGIRTHFLERLNDREMLTKKVRIVPIEVVVRNVVAGSLAKRLGLKEGNRIDPALVEFYYKDDALGDPLVNDDHLRLLNIATPGVLRELRELGHAVNKVLRPFFAERKMQLVDFKLEFGVFHNKLILADEISPDTCRFWDMTTGESMDKDRFRKDLGRIEEAYQEVLRRVCG
- a CDS encoding chlorite dismutase family protein, giving the protein MIARRHIITLVLLWGVLGIGIAPLHAEVDRERLLAEAGVYGTFAAFGLADEWGRLEPSTRIARLATLKGVVEQHRENVAIDVYLLRGLSGQADLLFRIHAKELRDTQEFLLDLQSSPFGKHLTGIRVMHGLTKKPNYVPGFSDQLRGDLKASSETGEKPYAIVIPIKKSAEWWELDQEQRTALMQEHTAVALPFLKTVKRKLYHSGGLDDIDFITYFETSSLEDFHGLVLSLQKVKEFSYTRQFGNPLLLGTVQSVDQVIEVLAQ
- the nusB gene encoding transcription antitermination factor NusB; translation: MGARHQARERALQILFQHDIHGKVDLPLDEFWREYSVSDESRAFAEQLVRGVVEHQRELDTLIGKYATNWKVSRMPVVDRNILRAGLYELLWLDDVPAKVAMDEAIELAKRFGDEDASKFVNAVLDKVLATDSRLAEKRASPDRAIWRRADHD